The Catenulispora sp. GP43 genome has a window encoding:
- a CDS encoding glycoside hydrolase family 10 protein, with product MTRVPSRRGFLATSAGLTAALAGGGVLIGSSPAAAAAPAGNPSPPSCAGDPAHPKRQLRGVWIASVSNINWPSAPGLSVEQQQAELTGLLDAAVRMRMNAVYLQIRPAADALYASSYEPWSQYLTGTQGQDPGYDPLAFAVAEAHKRNLELHAWMNPYRVSTQPDPSQLVPTHPARVHPDWCVEYGGQLYYNPGVPAVLDFDVQVITDVATRYDIDGIHFDDYFYPYPVGTADFPDDATFAAYGAGFPDKATWRRANVDKLVSTLQRELRAAKPWVKWGISPFGIWRNAATDPSGSATNGLQSYDALSSDTRGWVQKGWLDYIAPQLYWNIGFPPAAYDVLVDWWSKVVDGTGTQLLIGQTVSKIGTSSPPAWLNPDEMPNHLILNRQYPQVAGDIFFNVTKLLTDPLGFQTRLIDDLYEYPALVPEMARHSGPAPDRTALTEAKPTSAGTQLQWLHLDRPHGVEAAYYAVYRFDGHPPQSTCDFADAKNLLGTVRAVPQLFNGWTDTGAVAGKQYSYYVTAVDRLHHESEPSNPQVVGW from the coding sequence ATGACGAGGGTTCCCAGCCGCAGGGGTTTCCTGGCGACGTCCGCGGGGCTCACGGCCGCGTTGGCCGGCGGCGGAGTGCTGATCGGCAGTTCGCCGGCAGCGGCCGCCGCGCCTGCTGGGAACCCGTCGCCGCCGTCGTGCGCCGGCGATCCCGCACACCCCAAGAGGCAGCTGCGGGGTGTGTGGATCGCCAGCGTGTCGAACATCAACTGGCCCTCGGCCCCGGGGCTGAGCGTCGAGCAGCAGCAGGCTGAGTTGACCGGTCTGCTGGACGCGGCCGTTCGGATGCGGATGAACGCTGTGTACTTGCAGATCCGGCCGGCTGCCGACGCGCTGTACGCCTCGTCCTACGAGCCCTGGTCGCAATACCTGACCGGCACGCAGGGCCAGGACCCGGGGTACGACCCGCTGGCGTTCGCCGTCGCCGAGGCGCACAAGCGGAACCTGGAACTGCACGCCTGGATGAACCCCTACCGAGTGTCCACACAACCGGATCCGAGCCAGTTGGTACCTACACACCCGGCGCGGGTGCATCCGGACTGGTGTGTGGAGTACGGCGGGCAGTTGTACTACAACCCGGGCGTCCCGGCGGTCCTGGACTTCGACGTCCAGGTGATCACCGATGTCGCGACCCGCTACGACATCGACGGCATCCACTTCGACGACTACTTCTACCCCTACCCGGTGGGCACGGCCGACTTCCCCGACGACGCCACCTTCGCCGCCTACGGCGCGGGGTTCCCCGACAAGGCGACGTGGCGCCGGGCCAACGTCGACAAGCTCGTCAGCACCCTGCAACGCGAGCTGCGTGCGGCCAAGCCCTGGGTGAAGTGGGGGATCAGCCCCTTCGGCATCTGGCGCAACGCGGCCACCGACCCCTCGGGTTCGGCGACGAACGGGCTCCAGTCCTACGACGCGCTGTCCTCGGATACCCGCGGCTGGGTCCAGAAGGGCTGGCTGGACTACATCGCGCCGCAGCTGTACTGGAACATCGGCTTCCCGCCGGCCGCCTACGACGTCCTGGTCGACTGGTGGTCCAAGGTCGTGGACGGCACCGGTACGCAGCTGCTGATCGGGCAGACCGTCTCCAAGATCGGCACCTCCAGCCCGCCGGCCTGGCTGAATCCGGACGAGATGCCGAACCACCTGATTCTCAACCGGCAGTACCCGCAGGTCGCCGGGGACATCTTCTTCAACGTCACCAAGCTGCTCACCGACCCGCTCGGGTTCCAGACGCGGCTGATCGATGACTTGTACGAGTACCCGGCCCTGGTCCCGGAGATGGCACGGCACTCCGGCCCGGCACCCGACCGCACGGCACTGACCGAGGCGAAGCCGACCAGCGCCGGCACGCAGCTCCAGTGGCTGCACCTCGACCGCCCGCACGGCGTCGAGGCCGCGTACTACGCCGTGTACCGCTTCGACGGCCACCCGCCGCAGAGCACCTGCGACTTCGCCGACGCCAAGAACCTGCTCGGCACGGTGCGCGCGGTCCCACAGCTGTTCAACGGCTGGACGGACACCGGCGCGGTGGCCGGGAAGCAGTACTCGTACTACGTCACGGCGGTGGACCGGCTGCACCACGAGAGTGAGCCGAGCAATCCTCAGGTGGTGGGCTGGTAG
- a CDS encoding phosphodiester glycosidase family protein, whose translation MVVALVVAVAGCAAVAAPAHSAPAPIKAASSDVRATSWLPTTPDQWPLVVDEAVSPSVTLAHGVQQHSDLLKTVGGAQRAQVMDVDLADPNVRLGVVESHDHLTDTADEVPSSMAHRTGAVAGVNGDFFEIYGSGRPLGMVVIDGRLVKSPDPSWNADLWVRHDGSIGIGTETYTGTLTDTANAANAAITSVNAVNSLSGDAIVRVTPDLGTPSPIPASTVVAGHLDADGTTLIVDSVTSGVTSLPQLAKGTEDLVGSGSRAPWLSQNLHAGDRVAVSEKIGPDADVEQGLSGGAILVQNGRRAVPLQGPGENNVDNPVTAVGVTSDGKHAVFAAFDGHQSEDVAQGLTRPQIAGWMMQHGAYNAILFDSGGSTQMVGRLPGQTQASVLNVPSDGHERPVANGLFIYSTEKAPGAAVKAVVNDGKPLTALAGTTVPVSAYALDAADNPARDAASLKVSPGKAATVDGNTLTFPSTGHGVLHISAGHAHSDVPLNVVDRLGSLSVTPGQVDLDSGGTQLITASATAPDGSQVDLPASAVKWSVDQPALGSITADGTFTAGASGSGMVTVTAGAGRRTATVSIAVGRSTTNVDPLTDTSKWSITDAYMNVYPRKVPSPGSSSTSDGSMAFDAATKAQPGDAGSFDIHYNYPNVSKTFDLSVYLNNPDSEQIPLLNGTQAPIGIGVWVKGNSDLASRPGAGLAPGIVTLNVGIWQSTNQPTSFYPTGITFDGWQYVVAQLPPGLQYPLRINYLGLVVIKPGPNLSGDVHLADLQAVYSPRPPVPPTYTAIPKNPSWLKFADVGSFKAGGSTIAAFDDAHTTAAGTTATGTVAMQAMPGLLANLPTAAKPSIVQALGDMSDDGQLPDLTNLKTLLDGLGVPYHDAVGNHEITQGATPENGNFASVFGATHYAYDQGAARVIVTDSGHIGISASDPYQNVDTGESQYLWLAQQLTQNTQKVAIVTTHVPAYDPHPRDDSQFSDRFEAEMYERLVQRYQQTHPGVHVMMLFGHARGWAEDVRLPDGTESPDGIPNFVVADLGAPPYAPQDQGGFYNYGLFNVLPDGTVQFAVQPLLASVAVTAPSAQLPRGAKEQLSAVGTSLTGTDAPALQVPIADPVSRHWTSSDPRVASVDPASGVVTAHCAGTVTVAVTAGGISGTASITVK comes from the coding sequence GTGGTCGTCGCGCTCGTCGTCGCCGTGGCGGGGTGTGCGGCGGTCGCGGCGCCCGCGCATTCGGCGCCGGCGCCGATCAAGGCTGCGAGCAGCGACGTTCGGGCCACGTCGTGGCTGCCCACGACGCCGGACCAGTGGCCGCTGGTCGTGGACGAGGCGGTCTCGCCCAGCGTCACCCTCGCCCACGGCGTGCAGCAGCACTCCGATCTGCTCAAGACCGTCGGCGGAGCGCAGCGTGCGCAGGTGATGGACGTCGACCTCGCCGACCCCAATGTGCGGTTGGGTGTTGTGGAGTCCCACGACCACCTCACCGACACCGCAGACGAGGTCCCGTCGTCCATGGCGCACCGCACCGGGGCGGTCGCCGGGGTCAACGGCGACTTCTTCGAGATCTACGGCAGCGGCCGGCCGCTGGGCATGGTCGTCATCGACGGCCGCCTGGTCAAGAGTCCGGATCCGAGCTGGAACGCAGATCTGTGGGTGCGCCACGACGGCAGCATCGGCATCGGTACCGAGACCTACACCGGCACGCTGACTGACACGGCCAACGCGGCCAACGCGGCGATCACCTCGGTCAACGCCGTGAACAGCCTGTCCGGCGACGCCATCGTGCGCGTCACCCCCGACCTGGGCACCCCGTCGCCGATCCCGGCCTCGACCGTCGTCGCCGGCCACCTGGACGCAGACGGCACCACGCTGATCGTGGACAGTGTTACCTCCGGTGTCACCTCCCTGCCGCAACTCGCCAAGGGCACCGAGGATCTCGTCGGCTCCGGCAGCCGCGCGCCGTGGCTGTCGCAGAACCTGCACGCCGGCGACCGGGTCGCGGTCAGCGAGAAGATCGGCCCCGACGCCGACGTCGAGCAGGGCCTGTCCGGCGGCGCCATCCTGGTCCAGAACGGCCGGCGCGCCGTGCCGCTCCAGGGCCCCGGCGAGAACAACGTCGACAACCCGGTCACCGCGGTCGGCGTCACCAGCGACGGCAAGCACGCGGTCTTCGCCGCCTTCGACGGCCACCAGAGCGAGGACGTCGCCCAGGGCCTGACCCGCCCGCAGATCGCAGGCTGGATGATGCAGCACGGCGCCTACAACGCGATCCTGTTCGACAGCGGCGGCTCCACCCAGATGGTCGGCCGCCTGCCCGGTCAGACTCAGGCCTCTGTCCTGAACGTCCCCTCCGACGGCCACGAGCGCCCGGTCGCCAACGGCCTGTTCATCTACAGCACCGAGAAGGCGCCCGGCGCCGCGGTGAAGGCGGTCGTCAACGACGGCAAGCCGCTGACCGCGCTGGCCGGCACGACCGTCCCGGTCTCCGCCTACGCCCTGGACGCCGCCGACAACCCGGCGCGCGACGCCGCCTCGCTCAAGGTCTCACCCGGCAAGGCCGCCACCGTCGATGGCAATACCCTGACGTTCCCCAGCACCGGTCACGGCGTCCTGCACATCAGTGCTGGTCACGCGCACTCCGACGTCCCGCTCAACGTCGTGGACCGCCTCGGCTCCCTGAGTGTCACCCCTGGCCAGGTCGATCTGGACAGCGGCGGGACCCAGCTGATCACGGCCTCGGCCACCGCACCGGACGGCAGTCAGGTCGATCTGCCCGCCTCGGCGGTGAAGTGGAGCGTCGACCAGCCCGCCCTCGGCTCCATCACCGCCGACGGCACCTTCACCGCCGGGGCCTCCGGCTCCGGCATGGTCACCGTCACCGCCGGTGCCGGCCGCCGCACTGCCACGGTCAGCATCGCCGTCGGTCGTTCGACCACGAACGTCGACCCGCTCACCGACACCTCGAAGTGGTCGATCACCGACGCGTACATGAACGTCTACCCGCGCAAGGTGCCCAGCCCAGGCTCGAGCAGCACCTCCGACGGCTCGATGGCCTTCGACGCGGCCACCAAGGCCCAGCCCGGTGACGCAGGGTCCTTCGACATCCACTACAACTATCCGAATGTCAGCAAGACCTTCGACCTGAGCGTCTACCTCAACAACCCCGACAGCGAGCAGATCCCGCTGCTGAACGGGACCCAAGCCCCGATCGGGATCGGCGTGTGGGTCAAGGGCAACTCCGACCTGGCCTCGCGCCCCGGAGCCGGGCTCGCGCCGGGTATCGTCACGCTGAACGTCGGCATCTGGCAGTCCACGAACCAGCCGACCAGCTTCTATCCGACCGGTATCACCTTCGACGGCTGGCAGTACGTCGTGGCGCAGCTGCCGCCGGGCTTGCAGTACCCGCTGCGGATCAACTATCTGGGCCTGGTCGTCATCAAGCCCGGCCCGAACCTCAGCGGCGACGTGCACCTGGCCGACCTGCAGGCCGTCTACTCCCCGCGCCCGCCGGTCCCGCCGACGTACACGGCGATCCCGAAGAACCCGTCGTGGCTGAAGTTCGCCGACGTCGGCTCCTTCAAGGCCGGCGGCTCGACCATCGCAGCCTTCGACGACGCCCACACCACGGCCGCCGGAACGACGGCCACCGGCACCGTGGCGATGCAGGCGATGCCGGGCTTGCTGGCGAATCTGCCGACGGCCGCGAAGCCTTCGATCGTGCAGGCGCTCGGCGACATGTCCGACGACGGCCAGCTGCCGGACCTGACCAATCTCAAGACCCTGCTCGACGGCCTCGGGGTGCCCTACCACGACGCGGTCGGCAACCACGAGATCACCCAGGGCGCGACCCCGGAGAACGGCAACTTCGCCAGCGTGTTCGGGGCCACGCACTACGCCTACGACCAGGGCGCGGCGCGGGTCATCGTCACCGACAGCGGCCACATCGGCATCAGCGCCTCGGACCCGTATCAGAACGTGGACACCGGCGAGTCGCAGTATCTGTGGCTGGCGCAGCAGCTGACGCAGAACACGCAGAAGGTCGCGATCGTCACCACTCACGTCCCGGCCTACGACCCGCATCCGCGCGACGACAGCCAGTTCTCCGACCGCTTCGAGGCCGAGATGTACGAGCGGCTCGTGCAGCGGTATCAGCAGACGCATCCGGGCGTCCACGTGATGATGCTGTTCGGCCACGCCCGCGGCTGGGCCGAGGACGTGCGGCTGCCGGACGGCACCGAGTCGCCGGACGGGATCCCGAACTTCGTCGTCGCCGACCTCGGCGCCCCGCCGTACGCACCGCAGGACCAGGGCGGGTTCTACAACTACGGGCTGTTCAACGTCCTGCCCGACGGCACCGTGCAGTTCGCGGTGCAGCCGCTGCTGGCCTCGGTCGCGGTCACGGCGCCCTCGGCGCAGCTGCCGCGCGGCGCGAAGGAGCAGCTCAGCGCGGTGGGGACGTCGCTGACCGGCACGGACGCGCCGGCGTTGCAGGTGCCGATCGCCGACCCGGTGTCGAGGCACTGGACGTCCTCGGATCCGCGCGTGGCCTCCGTCGACCCCGCCAGCGGCGTGGTGACGGCGCACTGCGCGGGGACCGTCACGGTCGCCGTGACCGCCGGCGGTATTTCAGGCACCGCTTCCATCACTGTGAAGTAA